The Epinephelus lanceolatus isolate andai-2023 chromosome 1, ASM4190304v1, whole genome shotgun sequence genome has a window encoding:
- the LOC144466081 gene encoding G2/M phase-specific E3 ubiquitin-protein ligase-like, which translates to MARVNQPSATQQVTSVIDLDSVATVNQTPSASNDDYAAYLSIVGSISNLSSDDDDELNQAIMASLESHAESQHQNTKSAQEVLLNLASQIDSNQRCRFSINRSSVLDGALRGFRRMSYNPRYQMCIKFSDDLGMDEEAVDLGGPRREFLRLLMEALALSPMFEGRDGKLNLALDSSALREDRYFIAGQAIAASLVHGGPPPGFIAPTTDKVSECTSLDDLIDATEPLQDYLANAGCLKPLKCIDDKNLVQDILMFQVVHRVYGAFERFREGLKTLGVLDAIRMHPDSFRPLMCHEPSPLTADLMDHLFHIRLSAVGSNKRRAEEHVVPFWRDYLQDVEEQVGPSKLGKILAFAKGANVIPPVGFSPQPSIDFLHDQSISTRRHLPMANTCINCLKLPLLDTYEDFRESMDFALGNPQGFGRE; encoded by the exons ATGGCCAGAGTTAACCAGCCCTCTGCAACACAGCAAGTGACCAGTGTCATTGACTTAGATAGTGTTGCCACAGTGAATCAGACTCCATCAGCTAGCAATGACGACTATGCTGCCTACCTTTCGATCGTGGGTTCCATCTCCAACCTTTCTTCTGATGATGACGACGAATTAAACCAGGCTATAATGGCCAGTCTTGAGAGTCATGC GGAATCTCAACACCAAAACACTAAATCAGCACAGGAGGTGCTCCTCAATCTTGCATCCCAAATTGACAGTAACCAAAGATGCAGATTCAGCATTAATAGATCTTCAGTATTGGATGGTGCTCTGCGGGGCTTCAGACGAATGTCCTATAATCCCAGGTACCAGATGTGTATCAAGTTTTCAGATGACTTGGGAATGGATGAAGAGGCTGTGGACCTTGGTGGCCCTCGGAGAGAATTTTTACGGTTGCTCATGGAAGCTCTGGCACTGTCACCAATGTTTGAAGGAAGAGACGGCAAGTTGAACTTGGCTTTGGACAGTTCAG CTTTAAGAGAAGATCGATATTTTATCGCTGGCCAGGCCATTGCTGCAAGTCTTGTCCATGGGGGTCCTCCACCAGGATTCATTGCACCAACAACTGATAAG GTGTCGGAATGTACATCTTTGGATGACCTAATTGACGCCACTGAACCACTGCAAGATTACCTGGCAAATGCTGGGTGTCTCAAGCCATTGAAATGCATTGACGACAAAAATCTGGTTCAAGATATTCTGATGTTTCAGGTGGTCCACAGAGTCTACGGGGCATTTGAAAG ATTTCGGGAGGGGCTGAAGACTCTTGGTGTTCTGGATGCAATCAGAATGCATCCAGACAGTTTTAGACCCTTAATGTGTCACGAACCATCCCCACTCACTGCTGACTTAATGGATCACCTTTTCCACATCCGGCTGTCTGCAGTGGGAAGCAACAAGAGAAGGGCAGAGGAACATGTTGTTCCATTTTGGAGGGATTACCTGCAAGATGTTGAAG AGCAAGTGGGACCCTCAAAGCTAGGTAAAATCCTAGCCTTTGCCAAGGGTGCAAATGTCATCCCTCCAGTTGGCTTCTCTCCTCAACCATCAATTGATTTTCTGCATGATCAGTCCATCAGCACCAGACGCCATTTGCCTATGGCAAACACTTGCATCAACTGCCTTAAGTTGCCACTGCTTGACACATATGAGGATTTCAGGGAGAGTATGGACTTTGCATTAGGTAACCCACAGGGTTTTGGTAGAGAATAA